One stretch of Balneola sp. MJW-20 DNA includes these proteins:
- a CDS encoding cbb3-type cytochrome oxidase subunit 3: MYKEVLRSIEGVGIFPSISLLLFFGFFVGLVIYLIKKKKSYWDEAAQLPLSDDNTNFNGQTS; this comes from the coding sequence ATGTATAAAGAAGTCTTAAGATCAATTGAGGGTGTGGGGATATTTCCAAGTATTTCCCTCCTCCTCTTCTTCGGGTTTTTCGTCGGACTGGTGATCTACCTGATCAAAAAGAAAAAATCATACTGGGATGAAGCGGCTCAATTACCGCTTTCAGACGACAATACTAACTTTAATGGGCAAACATCATGA
- the mscL gene encoding large-conductance mechanosensitive channel protein MscL, whose protein sequence is MFQEFKKFISRGNVIELAVGLIMATYFGAIVKSLVSDIIMPPVGYLIAGVDFAELKLQIAEKVLADGTVEAVTINYGTFINTIITFVIVAFAIFMVVRLYNNLLKKQEEEAPPAPPVPTPQEQLLTEIRDLLKK, encoded by the coding sequence ATGTTTCAAGAATTCAAGAAGTTCATATCCAGGGGTAATGTAATTGAGCTTGCTGTCGGTTTGATCATGGCTACTTATTTTGGTGCTATCGTCAAATCACTCGTTAGCGACATCATCATGCCTCCGGTCGGATATCTGATCGCCGGTGTTGATTTTGCAGAATTAAAGCTGCAGATCGCCGAAAAAGTACTGGCTGATGGTACCGTTGAAGCAGTCACGATCAATTATGGTACTTTTATAAATACCATCATTACTTTCGTCATCGTTGCATTTGCTATTTTTATGGTGGTCCGTTTGTATAATAATCTGCTGAAGAAGCAGGAAGAAGAAGCACCCCCCGCACCCCCCGTTCCTACACCTCAGGAGCAATTGCTTACCGAGATCAGAGATCTTCTTAAGAAATAA
- the ccoG gene encoding cytochrome c oxidase accessory protein CcoG, whose translation MASGLEEKRRIDKKQFRDHLATVSQEGNRNWIYPKKPDGRFYNARSVVAVLLLIFFFSGPFITIGGNPLLLVNILERKFVIFGVAFWPQDLHLLVFGMLSFILFIVLFTAVFGRLFCGWACPQTIFMEMVFRRIEYWIEGDAAAQIRLNKGPWNFEKIRKKVFKHSIFYGMAFLISNMFLAYIIGKDQLFEIITDPPSEHVAGLSIMIIFSGVFYGVFAFMREQVCHFVCPYGRMQSVMLDNNSINVMYDYVRGEERVTVKDRHQVREGKATLADLGFTENQAFGDCIDCYQCVKVCPMGIDIRNGTQLECVHCTACIDACDTVMDKIDKPRGLIRYSSENLIKGTDRKIWNPRVMGYSAVLVLLFSIFTYLMATRPDTETTILREPGTLYQKISEVQYSNIYNVTVLNKTFEPIDIEIRLESPQGELVSLGNVSSVGSQNSAEGRFLVKLNQDQLDGLSTELIFGVYSGNDKIETITSGFLGPAN comes from the coding sequence ATGGCCAGTGGATTAGAAGAGAAAAGACGTATAGATAAAAAGCAGTTCAGGGACCACCTGGCTACCGTTAGTCAGGAAGGTAACCGGAACTGGATCTATCCAAAAAAACCGGACGGAAGATTCTATAATGCCCGGTCAGTCGTTGCAGTCTTATTGCTGATCTTCTTTTTCTCAGGGCCGTTTATAACCATCGGAGGAAATCCGCTGTTACTGGTCAACATACTGGAACGTAAATTTGTGATATTCGGAGTCGCATTCTGGCCACAGGACCTTCACCTGTTGGTTTTCGGAATGCTCTCCTTTATCCTCTTCATTGTTCTGTTCACCGCTGTATTCGGCCGGTTATTCTGTGGTTGGGCTTGCCCGCAAACCATCTTCATGGAGATGGTATTCCGGCGGATCGAGTACTGGATAGAAGGAGATGCAGCAGCACAAATCCGGCTTAATAAAGGACCCTGGAATTTCGAGAAGATCCGAAAGAAAGTCTTTAAACACAGCATATTCTATGGTATGGCATTCCTGATCTCCAACATGTTTCTGGCTTATATAATCGGTAAAGATCAGTTATTTGAGATCATCACTGATCCGCCATCAGAGCACGTTGCCGGTCTGAGCATAATGATCATATTCAGTGGTGTCTTTTACGGCGTTTTTGCCTTTATGAGAGAGCAGGTTTGTCATTTTGTATGCCCATACGGCAGAATGCAATCTGTAATGCTCGACAACAACTCGATCAATGTGATGTACGATTATGTGCGGGGGGAAGAACGAGTTACTGTGAAAGACCGCCATCAGGTACGTGAAGGTAAAGCTACTCTTGCAGATCTGGGTTTTACGGAAAACCAGGCCTTCGGAGACTGCATAGATTGTTATCAATGCGTCAAAGTATGCCCCATGGGTATAGACATACGGAATGGTACCCAGCTTGAGTGCGTCCATTGTACCGCTTGTATAGATGCGTGTGATACGGTGATGGATAAGATCGATAAACCTAGAGGGCTCATTCGGTACTCATCCGAAAACCTGATCAAAGGAACGGATCGAAAGATCTGGAATCCAAGAGTAATGGGATATAGCGCTGTTCTTGTTTTACTGTTCAGCATCTTCACCTACTTAATGGCAACCAGACCCGATACAGAAACAACTATTCTTCGCGAGCCCGGTACTTTATATCAGAAGATCAGCGAAGTACAGTACAGTAATATTTATAACGTAACGGTACTTAATAAAACTTTTGAGCCGATAGATATTGAGATCAGACTTGAATCTCCTCAGGGAGAACTGGTTTCTCTGGGCAATGTAAGCAGTGTGGGTTCTCAGAATTCTGCTGAGGGAAGGTTTCTGGTAAAACTCAACCAGGATCAACTGGACGGACTCAGCACAGAACTGATTTTCGGAGTCTACTCCGGCAATGATAAAATTGAAACTATAACTTCCGGATTCTTAGGTCCGGCAAACTAG
- a CDS encoding Lrp/AsnC family transcriptional regulator, with amino-acid sequence MLKVKLDDTDRKIIRILQQEGRITNNELASRIGLTTTPTFERVRSLEKKGVITGYSASINREAVDMGFSAFVTVTLSIHQLKLMEEFTQAVMELPEIMACYNTTGEGDFLLHVVARDVKHYEHIMRNKLATLPDVQKLHTSIVLNTIKEENNVPVYVKDQ; translated from the coding sequence ATGCTGAAAGTCAAACTCGATGACACTGACCGCAAGATCATCCGTATCCTGCAACAGGAGGGCAGAATAACAAATAATGAACTTGCTTCAAGAATCGGGTTGACCACGACCCCGACATTCGAGAGGGTGAGAAGTCTGGAAAAAAAGGGAGTGATCACAGGCTATTCAGCATCGATAAACAGAGAGGCTGTTGACATGGGTTTTAGTGCTTTTGTTACAGTTACTCTGAGCATTCATCAGCTCAAGCTGATGGAAGAGTTTACTCAGGCAGTCATGGAATTACCTGAGATAATGGCTTGCTACAATACAACCGGTGAAGGTGACTTTTTGTTACATGTGGTGGCTCGGGATGTGAAGCATTATGAACACATAATGAGAAACAAACTGGCTACTCTTCCTGATGTACAAAAACTTCATACCAGTATTGTGCTGAATACCATCAAGGAAGAAAATAACGTCCCTGTTTATGTTAAAGATCAGTAA
- a CDS encoding YjjG family noncanonical pyrimidine nucleotidase: MSQLNPKFIYFDLDDTLLDHKKAEKAGLSDVHDHFEEIQKVSMEELLDTYHRINKGLWEEYGKGDIDRHILHRRRFEETFRELKINTGLWEQAGKVYMNYYRNHWEWIEGAKEAYERIAEKFPVGIITNGFAETQKLKIDQFRLKETAKQIIISEELGVMKPDPQIFRHAEEKAGAGPEEILYVGDSLTSDVIGGSNAGWSVAWYTEKPVEEGTERANLTFQSFDLLLDKLHI; the protein is encoded by the coding sequence TTGTCACAGTTAAATCCCAAATTCATTTATTTTGATCTGGATGACACTTTACTGGATCATAAAAAAGCTGAAAAAGCAGGTCTTTCAGATGTTCATGACCATTTTGAAGAAATTCAAAAGGTGAGTATGGAAGAGCTTTTAGACACTTATCACAGGATAAATAAGGGGCTCTGGGAGGAATATGGAAAGGGAGATATTGACCGTCATATACTGCACAGAAGAAGATTTGAGGAGACCTTTCGTGAGCTTAAGATTAATACCGGTCTGTGGGAACAGGCCGGTAAAGTGTATATGAATTATTACCGGAATCACTGGGAATGGATAGAGGGAGCAAAAGAGGCTTATGAGAGGATCGCAGAGAAGTTTCCGGTTGGGATCATCACTAATGGATTTGCTGAAACTCAAAAGCTAAAGATCGATCAGTTTCGATTAAAGGAAACTGCAAAACAGATCATCATATCTGAAGAACTGGGAGTTATGAAGCCGGATCCGCAAATATTCAGACATGCGGAAGAAAAAGCCGGAGCCGGTCCGGAAGAAATTCTATATGTGGGCGATTCACTGACTTCGGATGTAATAGGCGGAAGCAATGCCGGATGGTCGGTGGCTTGGTATACAGAAAAACCCGTAGAAGAAGGTACTGAAAGGGCAAATTTAACTTTTCAAAGCTTTGACCTTTTATTGGATAAATTGCACATTTGA
- a CDS encoding TPM domain-containing protein: protein MAKFLTKKQEEELVAAIGEAEMQTSGELRLHIEKSCASDNVIERAQELFLELGMNETEQRNGILVYVAWKDHKVAIWGGKGIHEAVGQDFWDEELETLITHFAKEDYTEGLKKVILQIGDKLKQYFPYQSDDQNELSDEISYNDED from the coding sequence ATGGCTAAATTTCTGACCAAAAAACAGGAAGAAGAATTAGTAGCGGCGATCGGTGAAGCAGAGATGCAAACCTCGGGAGAGCTCCGTCTGCATATTGAAAAATCCTGTGCTTCCGATAATGTTATTGAAAGAGCGCAGGAACTCTTTCTGGAACTCGGCATGAATGAAACCGAGCAAAGAAATGGTATTCTTGTTTATGTTGCCTGGAAAGATCACAAAGTTGCTATCTGGGGAGGAAAAGGAATTCATGAGGCAGTAGGACAGGATTTCTGGGATGAAGAACTGGAGACCCTGATCACACACTTTGCGAAGGAAGATTACACGGAAGGACTAAAAAAAGTGATCCTCCAGATAGGTGATAAGCTAAAACAATATTTTCCCTACCAGTCAGATGATCAAAACGAATTATCAGATGAGATCAGCTATAATGATGAAGACTAA
- a CDS encoding YgcG family protein, producing MMKTKGILLFLFLLLSPLLMAQDFLPERPVGMVNDFAGMLSTSERNSLEQKLRAYRDTTTNVIAIATIKSLNGYPRQEIATTLFNKWRMWEGERYNGVLILIAERDRELQIEVGYGLEGAIPDIMASRIVSDIITPRFREGDYYGALDRATDVMIELAAGEFEGFPLNNRESQIPIDVIVFIIFLIIFIIISKRKGNGPGRRHTIGSGGIIFHGGGFGNRSSGGGFSSGGGFGGFSGGGGFGSGGGGAGGSW from the coding sequence ATGATGAAGACTAAAGGTATCTTATTATTTCTGTTTCTGTTGTTATCTCCCCTCTTGATGGCGCAGGACTTCTTGCCGGAACGCCCTGTTGGTATGGTTAATGACTTTGCCGGTATGCTGTCTACCTCGGAGCGTAATAGCCTGGAACAAAAGCTGCGGGCTTATCGCGATACTACAACTAATGTGATCGCCATTGCAACGATCAAATCCCTGAACGGCTACCCCAGGCAGGAGATCGCCACTACTTTATTCAATAAATGGAGAATGTGGGAAGGTGAACGCTATAATGGGGTATTGATCCTGATAGCAGAACGGGACCGAGAACTTCAGATCGAGGTTGGATACGGGCTCGAGGGAGCCATACCAGATATCATGGCAAGCCGCATTGTAAGTGACATTATCACACCGCGATTCAGAGAAGGTGATTATTACGGTGCTTTAGACAGGGCGACTGACGTCATGATCGAATTAGCTGCCGGAGAATTCGAAGGCTTTCCTCTAAATAACAGAGAGAGTCAGATCCCAATTGATGTGATCGTATTTATCATATTCCTGATCATATTTATCATCATTTCGAAGCGTAAAGGAAACGGACCAGGGCGCAGACATACAATCGGTTCCGGAGGGATCATATTCCATGGAGGTGGTTTCGGAAACCGCAGCAGTGGTGGTGGATTCAGTTCCGGTGGCGGTTTTGGAGGATTCAGTGGTGGTGGCGGATTCGGCTCCGGAGGCGGTGGTGCAGGCGGCAGCTGGTAA
- a CDS encoding PLP-dependent aspartate aminotransferase family protein, whose product MLKISKKNLSFESATVSAGIDHNDQYGSHTPPIYQTSTYVFDNVEAGAKAFAHEEGGASHVYSRLGNPTVERLENAVAKLESFGMKDSDIYTGMAFGSGMAAITTGIISLARNGHVIAQDALYGCTSQFLKEEAPSMGISTSFVDTSDTFLVEMELKQHPDTTLIYLESIANPTMSISDIRAIAKLARDHNALLMVDNTFATPYHIQPLDLGADVVAHSSTKYLSGHGTLIGGALVAKKALFDEMNTWIFRKNLGGIAGPMDAWLTLNGIKTLSLRMKQHQEGAMKVARFLENNPLVEQVYYPGLESHPQHDLASSIMNRGYGGMISFELKGGYEAGVHLMNHVKLCTLAVSLGCVDSLIQHPASMTHSIVDEEIKQKAGITEGLVRLSVGIEDPEDIISDLQHALQ is encoded by the coding sequence ATGTTAAAGATCAGTAAAAAGAACCTGTCGTTTGAATCTGCCACGGTAAGTGCCGGAATAGACCATAATGATCAGTACGGATCACATACTCCTCCGATCTATCAGACCTCGACCTATGTATTCGATAATGTAGAAGCGGGTGCAAAAGCATTTGCACATGAAGAAGGGGGTGCTTCCCATGTTTATTCAAGATTAGGAAATCCCACCGTTGAACGGCTGGAGAATGCCGTAGCGAAACTGGAATCCTTCGGGATGAAAGATTCCGATATTTATACCGGAATGGCTTTCGGAAGTGGTATGGCTGCGATCACAACCGGTATCATAAGCCTGGCCCGAAATGGTCATGTTATTGCTCAGGACGCCTTGTATGGTTGTACCAGTCAGTTTCTAAAAGAGGAAGCTCCTTCCATGGGAATATCCACTTCTTTTGTGGATACCAGTGATACTTTCCTGGTTGAAATGGAGCTGAAGCAGCATCCTGACACGACTCTGATCTACCTTGAGTCAATCGCTAATCCAACGATGAGCATCTCAGATATAAGAGCGATCGCAAAACTTGCCAGAGATCATAATGCTTTATTAATGGTAGATAATACTTTTGCAACTCCATATCACATACAACCGCTGGATCTTGGTGCAGATGTGGTAGCCCATTCTTCTACCAAATACCTGAGTGGACACGGAACGCTGATCGGTGGGGCCCTGGTGGCTAAAAAGGCACTGTTTGATGAGATGAATACATGGATATTCAGAAAGAACCTCGGTGGTATAGCGGGACCGATGGACGCCTGGCTGACCCTCAACGGAATTAAAACTCTCTCTCTGCGCATGAAGCAGCATCAGGAGGGTGCCATGAAGGTAGCTCGTTTTCTGGAGAATAATCCCTTGGTAGAACAGGTGTATTATCCCGGACTTGAGTCTCATCCTCAGCATGACCTGGCCAGCTCGATCATGAACCGCGGTTATGGGGGGATGATTAGTTTCGAACTTAAGGGCGGCTATGAAGCCGGAGTTCATCTTATGAACCACGTGAAGCTGTGTACTCTTGCTGTGAGTCTGGGATGTGTGGATTCTCTGATCCAGCACCCTGCATCTATGACACACTCTATTGTGGATGAAGAGATCAAACAAAAAGCAGGTATAACCGAGGGGCTGGTACGATTGTCAGTGGGAATTGAAGATCCCGAAGATATTATTTCAGATCTTCAGCATGCATTGCAGTGA
- a CDS encoding LemA family protein, translating into MKAKLLIITGIVVLLIFLGININNSLVEKEEAVNSAWAQVENQYQRRADLIPNLVNTVRGAADFEQETLTQVIEARSQATSVNITAADLNDPQKFQQFQQAQSQLSGALSRLLVTVERYPELQANQNFRDLQAQLEGTENRISTERMRFNNTAQEFNTSIRKFPSSLFAAVLGFDSKAYFQAEEGAEEVPTVDFGD; encoded by the coding sequence ATGAAAGCAAAACTTCTGATCATTACAGGTATAGTAGTTTTACTAATTTTCCTCGGGATTAATATCAATAACTCCCTCGTTGAAAAAGAAGAAGCAGTTAACAGCGCATGGGCTCAGGTTGAAAACCAGTATCAGCGTCGTGCCGATCTTATTCCCAATCTGGTCAATACTGTTCGGGGTGCTGCAGATTTTGAACAGGAAACACTTACACAGGTCATAGAAGCAAGATCTCAGGCAACTTCCGTTAATATTACTGCCGCAGACCTGAATGATCCGCAAAAGTTTCAGCAATTTCAGCAGGCTCAGAGCCAGTTATCCGGTGCTCTTTCACGTTTGTTAGTAACTGTTGAGCGCTATCCGGAATTACAGGCAAATCAGAATTTCAGGGATCTGCAGGCTCAGCTTGAAGGTACCGAAAACAGGATCAGCACAGAACGAATGCGATTTAATAATACCGCACAGGAGTTCAACACTTCTATAAGAAAATTTCCTTCCAGTCTTTTTGCAGCTGTATTGGGATTTGACAGTAAAGCGTATTTCCAGGCAGAGGAAGGGGCTGAGGAAGTTCCCACGGTTGACTTCGGAGATTAA
- a CDS encoding FixH family protein yields MKKFNWGTGIFLAVTVFIIATLSVVSYLISLDFYLVSNDHYEQGVEYQQTIDSKERADKLDDKVVMLFDEENVALKMIFPPDMAREGLNGEVTFYRPNDSGMDRKIRLQLNEDRTQSVSMRDFEKGKWIMTLSWEVDSLTYIEEKTVII; encoded by the coding sequence ATGAAAAAATTTAACTGGGGAACCGGCATATTTCTGGCTGTAACCGTTTTTATCATCGCAACCCTAAGTGTTGTGAGTTATCTGATCAGTCTGGATTTTTATCTGGTCAGTAACGATCACTATGAACAGGGAGTCGAGTATCAGCAGACCATCGACAGTAAAGAAAGAGCTGATAAACTTGACGATAAAGTAGTTATGCTGTTTGATGAAGAAAATGTAGCATTGAAGATGATATTTCCACCGGATATGGCACGGGAGGGGCTGAACGGTGAAGTCACATTCTATCGCCCCAACGATTCCGGGATGGACCGAAAGATCAGGCTGCAACTGAATGAAGATCGAACCCAGTCTGTATCCATGCGTGATTTTGAAAAGGGTAAATGGATCATGACGCTTAGCTGGGAAGTGGACTCGCTTACGTACATAGAGGAAAAAACCGTCATCATTTAG
- a CDS encoding sulfite exporter TauE/SafE family protein, translating into MELWTALTLGLLGSVHCMGMCGPIAVSIPGNDDSVVRSFIRSVIYNLGRVLTYALFGLVFGILGMGATLAGYQNILSVMLGVLIILFAVFPKLKPNLSENHLYRIFSDFLSKTIGKLFSNRSYSSSFLIGSLNGFLPCGFVITALAAALITTSPFHSSVYMVLFGIGTIPVMLFMNMAPMILKPSIRTRLRPLSTYFAIFLGSFLIYRGIMVGNMISHGM; encoded by the coding sequence ATGGAACTCTGGACCGCTCTTACTCTGGGACTGCTGGGCAGTGTACACTGTATGGGAATGTGCGGACCCATTGCAGTGAGTATTCCGGGAAATGATGACTCCGTTGTTAGATCCTTTATACGGAGTGTAATTTATAACCTGGGGCGTGTCTTAACTTATGCCCTTTTTGGCCTGGTGTTTGGCATTCTGGGTATGGGGGCCACACTTGCAGGATACCAGAATATACTATCCGTGATGCTGGGCGTTCTGATCATTCTATTTGCGGTTTTTCCGAAGCTTAAACCTAACCTATCGGAAAATCATCTTTACCGGATCTTCTCAGACTTCTTAAGTAAAACGATCGGCAAATTATTCAGCAACAGATCCTACTCCTCATCATTTCTGATCGGAAGCCTGAACGGATTCCTGCCTTGCGGATTTGTTATCACCGCACTTGCAGCTGCTCTGATCACTACTTCTCCGTTTCACAGTAGTGTATATATGGTGCTTTTTGGAATTGGAACCATACCCGTGATGTTATTCATGAATATGGCTCCAATGATCCTAAAGCCTTCGATCAGAACCCGACTGAGACCCCTTTCGACTTACTTTGCCATCTTCCTGGGATCGTTCCTGATCTACCGGGGAATCATGGTTGGTAATATGATCTCGCACGGGATGTAA
- a CDS encoding cbb3-type cytochrome c oxidase N-terminal domain-containing protein, whose amino-acid sequence MKILDDEKDLLLDHEYDGIKELDNHMPKWWLWLFYFTIAFGVGYMGYYYVLDGPDQHEQYEMEMAAAAEQYNLNQPTDPSEEASFEWAYLQDQDRIAEGKELFMGTGNLCFTCHGSSGEGLVGPNLTDNLWIHGCSAEEIANSIITGYPDKGMVAYGSGAPISNEKVQSLVSYIVSIQGSNPPNPKPADTQRAVECTISTE is encoded by the coding sequence ATGAAAATATTAGATGATGAAAAGGATCTGTTACTGGATCACGAGTACGACGGGATCAAGGAACTTGACAATCATATGCCGAAATGGTGGTTGTGGTTATTCTACTTCACTATAGCCTTTGGTGTAGGTTATATGGGCTATTACTATGTATTGGATGGCCCTGATCAGCATGAGCAATATGAAATGGAAATGGCTGCTGCAGCAGAGCAGTATAATCTTAATCAACCCACAGATCCCTCTGAAGAAGCCTCCTTTGAATGGGCTTACCTTCAGGATCAGGACAGAATAGCTGAAGGTAAAGAGCTGTTCATGGGAACCGGAAACCTGTGCTTCACCTGTCACGGAAGCAGTGGAGAGGGACTGGTCGGACCAAACCTGACCGATAATCTCTGGATCCACGGCTGCAGTGCTGAAGAGATCGCTAATAGTATCATCACTGGTTATCCCGATAAGGGAATGGTTGCTTACGGAAGCGGTGCACCGATCAGTAATGAAAAAGTGCAAAGCTTGGTAAGCTATATCGTCTCGATTCAGGGTTCTAATCCCCCCAATCCCAAACCGGCTGATACACAGCGAGCAGTCGAGTGTACCATTTCAACTGAGTAA